The Acanthochromis polyacanthus isolate Apoly-LR-REF ecotype Palm Island chromosome 5, KAUST_Apoly_ChrSc, whole genome shotgun sequence genome includes a window with the following:
- the LOC127533931 gene encoding uncharacterized protein LOC127533931 codes for MMIPKSLKTDVLDTLADSMSKISAYPERQHYKNVARALVEKHPCLREPGSEKGWCSWFHSLKFKLGNYRQKLSAAGCPEVVINKRKGGASKGKCVKKSKRGEVNYCPDPAEGQNPENMEEKHKIMEVEMLKSVPDHQLLEDMMVATFSLRRKEIVGDQPHITELISRWPALFHERQVRAEFKRIVTTDLLETFLDGLDDLVPRLLELYKAGTKSGKKQSLKAILDCLAKDETNERRRAAVLLGLPHYISGEDPSNIIRMCDAHVGILDGAMKGLQLGLLIGFEGGQQGAIPVEIFDVAVVVEETIVLHNIKDVAQSFAMLMGIIYCVNLKYPDAMKYSFEFLQRVVMKIKPDQASARVHGLRNKILRYKL; via the exons atgatgATTCCTAAAAGCTTAAAGACTGATGTCCTTGACACACTTGCAGACAGTATGTCTAAGATTAGTGCTTATCCTGAGAGGCAACACTATAAGAATGTAGCCAGAGCACTGGTGGAGAAGCATCCCTGTCTCCGAGAACCAGGCTCCGAGAAAGGATGGTGCTCATGGTTTCACAGCCTGAAGTTTAAGCTTGGAAACTACCGGCAAAAGTTAAGTGCTGCAGGTTGCCCTGAAGTGGTCATAAACAAACGAAAAGGAGGAGCCTCAAAGGGAAAATGTGTCAAGAAGTCAAAAAGAGGTGAAGTGAACTACTGTCCTGATCCAGCTGAAGGACAGAATCCTGAAAACATGGAGGAAAAGCACAAGATAATGGAGGTTGAAATGCTGAAAAGTGTCCCCGATCACCAGCTGCTAGAAGATATGATGGTGGCTACGTTTTCCCTGCGCAGAAAAGAGATCGTTGGAGATCAACCACACATCACAGAACTCATTTCCCGATGGCCAGCTCTGTTTCATGAGAGACAG GTAAGGGCAGAATTCAAGAGAATCGTCACCACAGACCTTCTGGAAACTTTTCTCGATGGACTTGATGACCTGGTCCCAAGACTGCTGGAGCTATACAAAGCAGGAACCAAGTCTGGAAAGAAGCAGTCTCTCAAAGCAATTCTGGACTGTCTTGCTAAAGAT GAAACGAATGAGAGGAGAAGGGCGGCTGTCCTACTTGGTCTGCCACACTACATATCAGGCGAAGATCCATCAAATATCATCAGGATGTGTGAT GCTCATGTTGGGATTCTGGATGGAGCCATGAAGGGGTTGCAGCTTGGCCTCCTGATAGGCTTTGAAGGTGGTCAACAAGGTGCCATTCCAGTTGAGATCTTCGATGTGGCAGTTGTGGTCGAGGAGACCATTGTGCTTCACAACATTAAAGATGTGGCACAAAGCTTCGCCATGCTTATGGGCATCATCTACTGTGTGAATCTCAAGTATCCCGATGCCATGAAGTACTCATTTGAGTTTCTTCAGAGAGTTGTGATGAAGATTAAACCAGACCAGGCCTCGGCTCGCGTACATGGACTGAGAAACAAAATCTTGAGGTACAAACTgtaa